The following coding sequences lie in one Lolium perenne isolate Kyuss_39 chromosome 2, Kyuss_2.0, whole genome shotgun sequence genomic window:
- the LOC127332580 gene encoding trehalose 6-phosphate phosphatase RA3 isoform X3, which produces MTNHAAFAAEDAVTAVPPPAQAGRHFSSFPPRRARDCRKATLGRMDLAASGVLRGGSLLDSMKASSPRHAKFAAGADHEDWMEKHPSALEWIEAVVAAAKGKQIVMFLDYDGTLSPIVEDPDSAVMTEEMRDAVRSVAQHFPTAIVSGRSRDKVLNFVKLEELYYAGSHGMDIKGPTTVSNHKAKADEVLCQPATEFLPIIQEVYETLTAKMEAIPGAMVENNKFCLSVHFRCVDEEEWDALGKEVRAVLEGYPDLRLTKGRKVLEIRPSIKWDKGNALEFLLESLGYAGRGDVFPIYIGDDRTDEDAFKVLRNMGQGIGILVTKFAKETTASYSLREPAEVKDFLGKLVMSTGTKG; this is translated from the exons ATGACGAACCACGCCGCCTTCGCTGCCGAGGACGCGGTCACCGCCGTGCCGCCGCCGGCGCAGGCGGGTCGCCATTTCTCGTCGTTTCCGCCGCGGAGGGCGCGCGACTGCAGGAAGGCTACCCTGGGCCGCATGGACCTGGCCGCCTCCGGGGTGCTCAGGGGCGGGTCGCTGCTGGACTCCATGAAGGCCTCCTCGCCGCGCCATGCCAAGTTCGCCGCCGGCGCCGACCACGAGGACTGGATG GAGAAGCACCCGTCGGCACTAGAGTGGATCGAGGCCGTGGTGGCGGCGGCCAAGGGGAAGCAGATCGTGATGTTCCTGGACTACGACGGCACCCTGTCGCCGATCGTCGAGGACCCAGACAGCGCCGTCATGACCGAAGAG ATGAGAGACGCGGTGAGGAGCGTGGCCCAGCATTTCCCGACAGCCATCGTGAGTGGGAGATCCAGAGACAAG GTGCTCAACTTTGTGAAGCTAGAGGAGCTGTACTACGCCGGGAGCCATGGCATGGACATCAAGGGCCCCACCACAGTGTCCAACCACAAGGCAAAG GCTGACGAAGTTCTGTGCCAGCCGGCGACTGAGTTCCTGCCTATCATTCAGGAG GTGTATGAGACGCTGACCGCCAAGATGGAGGCCATCCCAGGCGCCATGGTGGAGAACAACAAGTTCTGCCTCTCTGTGCACTTCCGCTGTGTTGACGAGGAG GAATGGGATGCTCTAGGCAAGGAAGTGAGAGCGGTGCTCGAGGGCTACCCAGATCTCCGCCTCACCAAGGGGAGAAAGGTCCTGGAGATCCGTCCCTCCATCAAGTGGGACAAGGGCAATGCCCTTGAGTTCTTGCTTGAGTCTCTCG GCTATGCAGGACGTGGTGATGTTTTCCCGATTTACATCGGAGATGATCGCACTGACGAGGACGCATTCAAG GTGCTGCGCAACATGGGGCAGGGCATCGGGATCCTTGTGACCAAGTTTGCAAAGGAGACCACCGCATCCTACTCTCTGCGAGAGCCTGCAGAG GTGAAAGACTTCCTGGGTAAGCTGGTGATGAGCACCGGGACAAAGGGCTAG
- the LOC127332580 gene encoding trehalose 6-phosphate phosphatase RA3 isoform X2: protein MTNHAAFAAEDAVTAVPPPAQAGRHFSSFPPRRARDCRKATLGRMDLAASGVLRGGSLLDSMKASSPRHAKFAAGADHEDWMEKHPSALEWIEAVVAAAKGKQIVMFLDYDGTLSPIVEDPDSAVMTEEMRDAVRSVAQHFPTAIVSGRSRDKVLNFVKLEELYYAGSHGMDIKGPTTVSNHKAKVSLADEVLCQPATEFLPIIQEVYETLTAKMEAIPGAMVENNKFCLSVHFRCVDEEEWDALGKEVRAVLEGYPDLRLTKGRKVLEIRPSIKWDKGNALEFLLESLGYAGRGDVFPIYIGDDRTDEDAFKVLRNMGQGIGILVTKFAKETTASYSLREPAEVKDFLRKLVKSSVTKG from the exons ATGACGAACCACGCCGCCTTCGCTGCCGAGGACGCGGTCACCGCCGTGCCGCCGCCGGCGCAGGCGGGTCGCCATTTCTCGTCGTTTCCGCCGCGGAGGGCGCGCGACTGCAGGAAGGCTACCCTGGGCCGCATGGACCTGGCCGCCTCCGGGGTGCTCAGGGGCGGGTCGCTGCTGGACTCCATGAAGGCCTCCTCGCCGCGCCATGCCAAGTTCGCCGCCGGCGCCGACCACGAGGACTGGATG GAGAAGCACCCGTCGGCACTAGAGTGGATCGAGGCCGTGGTGGCGGCGGCCAAGGGGAAGCAGATCGTGATGTTCCTGGACTACGACGGCACCCTGTCGCCGATCGTCGAGGACCCAGACAGCGCCGTCATGACCGAAGAG ATGAGAGACGCGGTGAGGAGCGTGGCCCAGCATTTCCCGACAGCCATCGTGAGTGGGAGATCCAGAGACAAG GTGCTCAACTTTGTGAAGCTAGAGGAGCTGTACTACGCCGGGAGCCATGGCATGGACATCAAGGGCCCCACCACAGTGTCCAACCACAAGGCAAAGGTCAGTTTG GCTGACGAAGTTCTGTGCCAGCCGGCGACTGAGTTCCTGCCTATCATTCAGGAG GTGTATGAGACGCTGACCGCCAAGATGGAGGCCATCCCAGGCGCCATGGTGGAGAACAACAAGTTCTGCCTCTCTGTGCACTTCCGCTGTGTTGACGAGGAG GAATGGGATGCTCTAGGCAAGGAAGTGAGAGCGGTGCTCGAGGGCTACCCAGATCTCCGCCTCACCAAGGGGAGAAAGGTCCTGGAGATCCGTCCCTCCATCAAGTGGGACAAGGGCAATGCCCTTGAGTTCTTGCTTGAGTCTCTCG GCTATGCAGGACGTGGTGATGTTTTCCCGATTTACATCGGAGATGATCGCACTGACGAGGACGCATTCAAG GTGCTGCGCAACATGGGGCAGGGCATCGGGATCCTTGTGACCAAGTTTGCAAAGGAGACCACCGCATCCTACTCTCTGCGAGAGCCTGCAGAG
- the LOC127332580 gene encoding trehalose 6-phosphate phosphatase RA3 isoform X1, whose translation MTNHAAFAAEDAVTAVPPPAQAGRHFSSFPPRRARDCRKATLGRMDLAASGVLRGGSLLDSMKASSPRHAKFAAGADHEDWMEKHPSALEWIEAVVAAAKGKQIVMFLDYDGTLSPIVEDPDSAVMTEEMRDAVRSVAQHFPTAIVSGRSRDKVLNFVKLEELYYAGSHGMDIKGPTTVSNHKAKVSLADEVLCQPATEFLPIIQEVYETLTAKMEAIPGAMVENNKFCLSVHFRCVDEEEWDALGKEVRAVLEGYPDLRLTKGRKVLEIRPSIKWDKGNALEFLLESLGYAGRGDVFPIYIGDDRTDEDAFKVLRNMGQGIGILVTKFAKETTASYSLREPAEVKDFLGKLVMSTGTKG comes from the exons ATGACGAACCACGCCGCCTTCGCTGCCGAGGACGCGGTCACCGCCGTGCCGCCGCCGGCGCAGGCGGGTCGCCATTTCTCGTCGTTTCCGCCGCGGAGGGCGCGCGACTGCAGGAAGGCTACCCTGGGCCGCATGGACCTGGCCGCCTCCGGGGTGCTCAGGGGCGGGTCGCTGCTGGACTCCATGAAGGCCTCCTCGCCGCGCCATGCCAAGTTCGCCGCCGGCGCCGACCACGAGGACTGGATG GAGAAGCACCCGTCGGCACTAGAGTGGATCGAGGCCGTGGTGGCGGCGGCCAAGGGGAAGCAGATCGTGATGTTCCTGGACTACGACGGCACCCTGTCGCCGATCGTCGAGGACCCAGACAGCGCCGTCATGACCGAAGAG ATGAGAGACGCGGTGAGGAGCGTGGCCCAGCATTTCCCGACAGCCATCGTGAGTGGGAGATCCAGAGACAAG GTGCTCAACTTTGTGAAGCTAGAGGAGCTGTACTACGCCGGGAGCCATGGCATGGACATCAAGGGCCCCACCACAGTGTCCAACCACAAGGCAAAGGTCAGTTTG GCTGACGAAGTTCTGTGCCAGCCGGCGACTGAGTTCCTGCCTATCATTCAGGAG GTGTATGAGACGCTGACCGCCAAGATGGAGGCCATCCCAGGCGCCATGGTGGAGAACAACAAGTTCTGCCTCTCTGTGCACTTCCGCTGTGTTGACGAGGAG GAATGGGATGCTCTAGGCAAGGAAGTGAGAGCGGTGCTCGAGGGCTACCCAGATCTCCGCCTCACCAAGGGGAGAAAGGTCCTGGAGATCCGTCCCTCCATCAAGTGGGACAAGGGCAATGCCCTTGAGTTCTTGCTTGAGTCTCTCG GCTATGCAGGACGTGGTGATGTTTTCCCGATTTACATCGGAGATGATCGCACTGACGAGGACGCATTCAAG GTGCTGCGCAACATGGGGCAGGGCATCGGGATCCTTGTGACCAAGTTTGCAAAGGAGACCACCGCATCCTACTCTCTGCGAGAGCCTGCAGAG GTGAAAGACTTCCTGGGTAAGCTGGTGATGAGCACCGGGACAAAGGGCTAG